In the Afipia sp. GAS231 genome, TGGCTAGCCTCGCGTCGATCGTCGACTTCGTGCAGCGGATGGGCGCCCGGCGGTCGCTCGATCTCCTGATCAACAATGCGGGAGTCATGGCGTTGCCTCGCCGGCAGGTCACGGCGGATGGCTTCGAGATGCAGTTCGGAACGAACCATCTGGGCCACTTCGCTCTCACGGCCATGCTGATGCCCCTGCTACGCCGCACCAGTGGATCGAGAGTGGTCAGCGTCAGCAGTCTGGCGCACCGAACCGGATTCATCGATTTCGATGATCTCCAGGGTGAGCGGCTGTACTCGCCATGGAAGGCATATGGGCAATCGAAGCTCGCGTGTTTGATGTTCGCGCTTGAATTTCAACGGCGGAGCGATGCGGCAGGCTGGAACCTGATCAGCAACGCAGCCCATCCGGGATTTGCCCGGACCAACCTGTTCGCGAGCGGCCCAGGTGGTCTTCTTTCTCTTGCAACCGATTTTGCCGCGCCGTTCTTAGCGCATTCCGCAGCGGACGGAGCTCGACCGATCCTGTTCGCGGCGACAAGCCTTGAGGCGGGGCAGGGCACCTATTACGGGCCCGGAGGGTTCGGCGAGCTGCGAGGAGCACCGGCGCGCGCACTGATCATGCCGCAGGCGAGAAGTCCTGCTATGGCCGCCAGGCTTTGGAATGTCTCCGAGAAGCTTACGGGTACATCGTTCGAATAACCGCGGATGCCGGCGGGAGCAGTCGCGCGCTGCCGATATTCGGCGACAAGTGATTGCGGGGACAGCCGAAGCGCCACGCCTTTGGCTTTCGTACGCTTAACTTCACGAACGAAGAGGTCAAAGGATGTCGGGGCTCGATGGCAAGGTGATTGCAATCACCGGCGCAAGCAGCGGAATTGGTGAAGCGCGCTGCTCGCCATAACCTGAGATTGCCATGCAGGCCTATTCCGATTGGTCCGACGACCGGCGCGGCCGCTCACGCTGTCATCGATCATCTGGGTCGCGAATTTCGAACGGGAACCACCCTCCGGGCCGAGCCTGCGGCCGCCAGCTGCATATTTCGCGTCGGACCGGCCTTCCGATTGATGCATCTCGTACATAGAAGTTAGTGAAAAGCGGTGGCTACCAGCCGAAGCCTCCACGGACGATCTTGCCCTCAAGTAACCGACGCGATGAGGGAAGCCGCTCATGTCAACCCAGCCTCTGTTCACGCCCTATCGGATGGGTGATCTCGATCTGTCCAACCGGATAGTGATGGCGCCGCTTACCCGGATGCGTGCTCGGTCGGACGACCAGGTGCCAACTACGCTGCAGGCCGAGTATTACGCCCAGCGCGCTACAGCAGGCTTGATCGTGACCGAAGGGGTTGCGATCAGCCCGGAGGGGTTCGGGTGGGCCGATACACCGGGCCTGTGGACCGAAGACCAGGTTCGTGGTTGGCGCCACGTGACCGATGCAGTCCACGCCGCCAGCGGGCGCATCATCGCCCAGCTTTGGCACACAGGTGCCATCTCGCATCCCGACCTGCGCGGCGGTGCAAGGCCGCTATCGGCCTCTGATGTCGATCCCGAGCAGATTTCTGTCGTCGCGGCGGGCCGCGTTCGCACCGTCACGCCGCGCCCGATGACGAAGGATGAAATCCGCCGGACTGTAGCCGATTATGCCCGCGCCGCGCGCAACGCAATGGATGCCGGCTTCGACGGCGTGCAGATCCAGGCGAACTATCTGTATCTGCTGGCGCAGTTTCTCAACAAAGCGACCAATCGCCGTACGGACGAGTATGGCGGCGAGATCGAGGGACGGGCCCGCCTGCTCTTCGAGGTGGTCGAGGCCATTTTCGGCGAAGTCGAGCCGTCGAGAGTTGGCGTGAAGATCGGTCCGATGCATGAAACCGGTCCGTTCGCAGCGAACGACGAGACCCTGCCGATGGCCGAGTTTGCCATCCGTGAATTGAGCGGCTACGGCCTCTCGCATCTTCTCATCATGGGCAATACGACCGACTTCACTGGCACGCCGCTTGAGCCCCTGATGGGTGACGGCATGTTCCGACACTTTCGGCCGATCTTCCGCGGAACACTGATCGCCAATACTCTAATGGATGCGGAGCGCGGCAATCGGCTGGTCACTGAAGGTCTCGCGGACCTCGTGGCATTTGGTCGCCCGTTCATCGCCAATCCAGACTTAGTCGAGCGACTCAAGAACGGAGCGCCACTGGCCGAGATCGACTGGACGACCGTCTACGGTTCCGGACCAACGGGCTATTCCGACTACCCGGCCCTGCAACCGGAAAGCGTTTGATTTCCGATCGACCGAACAGGAGAATCATCATGTCCAAGACGACCCCCGCGCAAAACAAGGCGCTCGTCCTCGAAGCTTTCGATACGCTCTTCAACAAGCGGGACTACACCTCCGCCGAGCGCTTCTGGTCCGATCGCTACATTCAGCACAGCGCGCACATCGCGCCCGGCCGCAACGGTCTGTTCAACCTGATCCGCACACTGCCCGACTCCCTGAAATACGAAAATCATCTTGTCCTCGCGGAAGGCGACTATGTGATCGCGCATGGGCGCTTCTCCGGCAACGGCCGGCCAGCGGCCTGGATCGCCGCCGACGTCGTCCGCATGGAGGACGGCAAGCTTGCCGAGCACTGGGACGTGCTTCAGGACGAGGCGACCAAGGACCAATCCGTCAGCGGCTTACCGATGTTCGGCAACCGTTTCCCCAACTGATCCGACAGCCTGCCTACATGGAGACCATCATGAAACTCACTGGCAACACCATCTTCATCACCGGCGGCGGATCAGGCATTGGCCGAGCGCTCGCCGAGGCCTTCCACGCGAACGGCAACAAGGTCATCATCTCCGGCCGCCGCCGCGCCAATCTCGACGAGGTCGTCGCCGCCAACCCCGGTATGGAGGCGGTCGAGCTTGATATCACCGACCCCAACAGCATCGACACCGTGGCGGCTCGGCTGATCGCGGATTACCCGGATCTCAATGTGCTGATCAACAATGCCGGCATCATGCTGCCGGATCGGGCTGCATCCCGGATCGACGACAAGCTGCTGGTCGATACCGTGACCACCAATCTGGTCGGGCCGATCCGGTTGACGTCTGCCTTGGTTGAACACCTGAAGGGCAGGAAGGGCGCCATCATCGCATACACGAGTTCCGTGCTGGGGTTCGTGCCGATGGCGGTCACGGCGGTCTACTCCGCGACGAAGGCG is a window encoding:
- a CDS encoding SDR family oxidoreductase — translated: MKLTGNTIFITGGGSGIGRALAEAFHANGNKVIISGRRRANLDEVVAANPGMEAVELDITDPNSIDTVAARLIADYPDLNVLINNAGIMLPDRAASRIDDKLLVDTVTTNLVGPIRLTSALVEHLKGRKGAIIAYTSSVLGFVPMAVTAVYSATKAALHSFALSQRFLLKDSGIRVLEIAPPWVRTDLMNSREAEQAMPLDQFIAETLTVLATDADEIVVEAAKAFRGNPGPNEHALVNGFNQQAMALFAAG
- a CDS encoding alkene reductase; amino-acid sequence: MSTQPLFTPYRMGDLDLSNRIVMAPLTRMRARSDDQVPTTLQAEYYAQRATAGLIVTEGVAISPEGFGWADTPGLWTEDQVRGWRHVTDAVHAASGRIIAQLWHTGAISHPDLRGGARPLSASDVDPEQISVVAAGRVRTVTPRPMTKDEIRRTVADYARAARNAMDAGFDGVQIQANYLYLLAQFLNKATNRRTDEYGGEIEGRARLLFEVVEAIFGEVEPSRVGVKIGPMHETGPFAANDETLPMAEFAIRELSGYGLSHLLIMGNTTDFTGTPLEPLMGDGMFRHFRPIFRGTLIANTLMDAERGNRLVTEGLADLVAFGRPFIANPDLVERLKNGAPLAEIDWTTVYGSGPTGYSDYPALQPESV
- a CDS encoding nuclear transport factor 2 family protein, with translation MSKTTPAQNKALVLEAFDTLFNKRDYTSAERFWSDRYIQHSAHIAPGRNGLFNLIRTLPDSLKYENHLVLAEGDYVIAHGRFSGNGRPAAWIAADVVRMEDGKLAEHWDVLQDEATKDQSVSGLPMFGNRFPN
- a CDS encoding SDR family oxidoreductase, translated to MAGSTQGEVPSQVGKTIVVTGATGGLGFEMALALAKAGADVILTGRDDGKGQSAIEKIGRQVTGAKVNYERLDLASLASIVDFVQRMGARRSLDLLINNAGVMALPRRQVTADGFEMQFGTNHLGHFALTAMLMPLLRRTSGSRVVSVSSLAHRTGFIDFDDLQGERLYSPWKAYGQSKLACLMFALEFQRRSDAAGWNLISNAAHPGFARTNLFASGPGGLLSLATDFAAPFLAHSAADGARPILFAATSLEAGQGTYYGPGGFGELRGAPARALIMPQARSPAMAARLWNVSEKLTGTSFE